One Chloroflexota bacterium DNA segment encodes these proteins:
- a CDS encoding polysaccharide biosynthesis protein, producing the protein MTSSRNTAPISLTNFLTTLRNRHLFTLDLLLWFITAAFALWLRVDDWVWRSTFSTPVVIYTLVACGARFVIYRRFGLYSRFWRYASVDELAQIAFAAFTTMAFLCVLFWWLIPPLGILIPDLPRSIPLIDGLLVFVATSGIRYSIRIAERLRQRRRSAKTAHARVIVFGAGEAGTMIVREMQRNPKLGLEPVAFLDADPAKQGTWILGVPVIGDRTQLADVVDKYSITQAIIAIPSAPGKTIRELTHLCQENNLPVKTIPGMSDLLDGKHAVNQLRPVEITDLLRREPIATDMSHIAQLVQGKRVLVTGAGGSIGSELCRQIAQCAPAELVLLGHGENSIFEVCNELQRNLPSAIRHPQFAVRPVIADVRDAARLRAVFTRVQPQIVFHAAAHKHVPLMEENLEEAVTNNVLGTRNVIQSALDVNAAHLVLISTDKAVNPTSVMGVTKRIAEMLVQSAAHTTGKNLVAVRFGNVLDSRGSVVPLFKQQIARGGPITITHPEIRRYFMTIPEAVQLVLQTTVLGKSGGVYVLDMGEPVKIVDLARDLIRLSGLEPDEIAIEFTGLRPGEKLFEELFIAGEEYTRTAHDKIFVARNGGNAISHSQSSITNSHSPKSELLDEQVNMLIAAAQCGETAKVRELLNALVPEYRPAQQ; encoded by the coding sequence ATGACTAGTTCCAGAAACACGGCACCCATCAGTCTAACAAATTTTCTGACGACCTTGCGCAATCGTCATCTTTTTACGCTCGATCTGCTGTTGTGGTTTATCACCGCCGCATTCGCTTTGTGGCTACGGGTGGATGATTGGGTATGGCGTTCCACTTTTTCAACGCCAGTCGTCATTTACACCTTGGTCGCGTGTGGGGCGCGGTTTGTAATCTATCGTCGGTTCGGACTCTATTCGCGCTTTTGGCGCTACGCCAGCGTGGACGAGCTCGCGCAGATCGCGTTCGCCGCGTTCACGACGATGGCATTCCTTTGCGTCCTCTTCTGGTGGCTCATCCCACCGCTCGGCATTCTCATTCCCGACCTGCCCCGCTCGATCCCGCTCATTGACGGGCTTCTCGTCTTCGTCGCGACGAGCGGGATCCGGTACAGTATCCGGATTGCCGAACGGTTACGGCAACGCCGGCGCAGCGCCAAGACGGCGCACGCGCGCGTCATTGTGTTTGGCGCTGGTGAAGCCGGCACGATGATCGTGCGCGAGATGCAACGCAACCCCAAACTTGGGTTAGAGCCGGTCGCGTTCCTGGATGCCGACCCCGCCAAGCAAGGGACGTGGATTCTCGGCGTGCCCGTGATTGGCGACCGCACCCAACTCGCCGACGTGGTGGACAAGTACAGTATAACGCAGGCGATCATCGCGATTCCGAGCGCGCCGGGCAAAACGATTCGCGAACTCACGCACCTGTGTCAGGAAAATAATCTGCCGGTCAAGACGATTCCCGGCATGTCCGATTTATTGGACGGCAAGCACGCGGTCAACCAACTACGCCCGGTTGAAATTACCGATCTCTTGCGCCGCGAACCGATCGCGACCGATATGTCCCACATCGCGCAACTCGTGCAGGGCAAGCGCGTCCTCGTCACCGGCGCGGGTGGTTCGATTGGCAGCGAGTTGTGCCGCCAGATCGCCCAGTGCGCGCCCGCCGAACTCGTCCTCCTCGGGCACGGCGAAAACTCCATCTTCGAAGTCTGTAACGAGCTCCAACGCAATCTGCCATCTGCTATTCGCCATCCCCAATTTGCCGTTCGCCCGGTCATTGCCGATGTGCGCGACGCGGCGCGTCTGCGCGCGGTCTTTACGCGCGTTCAACCCCAGATCGTTTTTCACGCCGCCGCGCACAAGCATGTCCCGTTGATGGAAGAAAATCTCGAAGAAGCGGTCACCAACAACGTCCTCGGCACGCGCAACGTGATTCAGAGCGCGCTCGACGTGAACGCCGCGCACCTCGTCCTCATCTCGACCGACAAAGCGGTCAACCCGACGAGCGTGATGGGTGTGACGAAACGCATCGCCGAGATGCTGGTCCAGTCTGCCGCGCATACGACCGGCAAGAATCTGGTCGCGGTGCGGTTTGGCAACGTGCTCGATTCGCGCGGGAGTGTCGTCCCCTTGTTCAAGCAACAGATCGCACGCGGCGGTCCCATCACGATCACGCATCCGGAAATTCGGCGCTATTTCATGACGATTCCCGAAGCGGTGCAATTGGTCTTGCAGACGACCGTGCTCGGCAAGTCGGGCGGCGTGTATGTGCTCGATATGGGCGAGCCGGTGAAAATTGTGGATTTGGCGCGCGACCTGATTCGGCTCAGCGGATTGGAGCCGGACGAAATTGCGATTGAATTTACCGGCTTGCGTCCCGGCGAAAAACTGTTTGAAGAACTCTTCATCGCCGGCGAAGAGTACACCCGCACCGCGCATGACAAGATTTTTGTCGCGCGCAATGGCGGTAATGCCATTTCCCATTCCCAATCATCCATTACGAATTCTCATTCGCCAAAATCTGAGTTGCTTGACGAACAAGTTAACATGTTGATTGCGGCGGCGCAGTGCGGCGAAACCGCCAAGGTGCGCGAGTTGCTCAACGCGCTCGTCCCTGAGTATCGTCCGGCGCAACAATAA
- a CDS encoding nucleotidyltransferase family protein, translating into MTITLNRALVAFIRAGLSPLTVPAEMPTPTADAWRALVQHAQRENMSALLYAALTRTGHLAQLPADLAKTLRLTYLRANVAHWRTIALTQELLEWFDAAQIPVVLLKGAALSVTLYTDGALRQIGDLDLLIHDEDKTRVAALLHAHGFTPLLDLTTGFREGLGSEQTYTRRGKHALTVDAHWHIINVPSYAQRTSVAWFWERTLTTSFGARAATVLNWDAQLLHLAEHFVLHHQMRGTRWECDLALVLAAHGNELHWDAILAAARQFRIAPALAAALTQVASVWGVAVPDAVGAQLASTGNLASRVDMLAATAERPDILILREGLSYRRWRDKVAYLFHFIFPSPAYMRQRYLIAHTSLVPFYYGWRLILGAQRIVISVRSILHNTQPDAKGLEETRRL; encoded by the coding sequence ATGACCATCACCCTAAACCGCGCACTCGTCGCATTCATCCGCGCTGGGTTATCGCCGCTTACCGTACCCGCCGAAATGCCCACGCCCACTGCGGACGCGTGGCGCGCGCTCGTTCAGCACGCGCAACGCGAAAATATGAGCGCGCTGTTGTACGCCGCGCTCACGCGAACCGGACACCTGGCGCAACTGCCCGCCGACCTCGCCAAAACGCTGCGGCTGACGTACCTTCGCGCGAACGTCGCGCATTGGCGAACCATCGCCCTAACCCAGGAACTGCTAGAGTGGTTCGACGCGGCGCAGATTCCGGTCGTCTTGCTCAAGGGTGCCGCCCTCAGCGTCACCCTCTACACCGATGGCGCGCTTCGTCAGATCGGCGATCTCGATCTATTGATCCACGACGAAGACAAGACGCGTGTCGCCGCGCTGTTGCACGCGCATGGCTTCACGCCGCTCCTCGATTTGACGACTGGATTTCGCGAAGGGTTGGGAAGCGAGCAGACCTACACTCGGCGCGGCAAGCACGCGCTCACTGTGGACGCGCATTGGCACATCATCAACGTGCCATCGTACGCGCAACGCACGTCGGTCGCGTGGTTCTGGGAACGGACCCTGACGACGTCATTCGGCGCACGCGCGGCGACCGTATTGAACTGGGACGCGCAACTGCTTCACCTCGCCGAGCATTTCGTTCTGCATCATCAAATGCGCGGGACGCGCTGGGAGTGCGATCTCGCGCTCGTCCTCGCAGCGCACGGAAACGAATTGCATTGGGACGCGATCCTCGCCGCCGCGCGCCAATTTCGAATTGCGCCGGCGTTGGCGGCGGCGCTGACGCAGGTCGCGTCAGTGTGGGGCGTCGCCGTACCGGATGCCGTGGGGGCGCAACTTGCGTCCACCGGCAATCTAGCCAGCCGCGTCGACATGCTCGCCGCGACAGCGGAACGGCCGGACATTCTCATTCTGCGCGAGGGGTTGAGTTATCGTCGGTGGCGCGACAAGGTTGCCTACTTGTTCCACTTTATTTTCCCCAGTCCCGCGTACATGCGGCAACGGTACCTCATCGCGCACACGTCACTCGTGCCATTCTACTATGGCTGGCGTCTGATCTTGGGCGCCCAGCGCATCGTCATCTCCGTGCGCTCGATCCTGCATAATACTCAACCCGACGCCAAAGGGCTTGAAGAAACCCGGCGGCTCTAG